A section of the Citrobacter farmeri genome encodes:
- the fucO gene encoding lactaldehyde reductase: MTQRMILNETSWFGRGCRSQLINELTRRGFSRALIVTDNGLVKCGIVEKITTLLDEAGFAWSLFDRVVPNPGITVVQEGVEKFRASGADVLIAIGGGSPQDTCKAIGIIINNPEFADVRSLEGFAETTRPCVPIIALPTTAGTAAEVTINYVITDEENQRKFVCIDPHDIPQVALVDADLMDAMPGSLKAATGIDALTHAIEGYITRGAWELPDALHLKAIEMIAKSLRSAVAGDAEAMEKMALAQYIAGMGFSNVGLGLVHGMAHPLGALYNTPHGIANAILLPQIMAWNAAYTGEKYRDIALAMAIPDAATLPLEQVRQAAVDAVYQLNHDVGIPVSLREIGMNQDDISQLAQAAFDDVCTGGNPRPATVDEIAALYLQAFNGVNGQ, encoded by the coding sequence ATGACGCAACGCATGATATTAAATGAAACCTCCTGGTTTGGGCGGGGTTGCCGCAGCCAGTTAATTAATGAACTTACGCGACGGGGTTTTTCCAGAGCCCTGATCGTCACCGACAACGGTCTGGTCAAATGCGGTATCGTTGAGAAAATTACCACCCTACTTGATGAAGCTGGTTTTGCCTGGTCATTATTCGACCGTGTCGTACCGAATCCGGGTATTACCGTGGTACAGGAAGGCGTGGAGAAATTTCGTGCCAGCGGTGCTGATGTCCTTATCGCTATCGGCGGCGGATCGCCCCAGGATACCTGTAAGGCTATCGGGATCATCATTAATAATCCTGAGTTTGCAGATGTCCGCAGCCTGGAGGGGTTTGCTGAGACGACCCGTCCCTGCGTGCCCATTATTGCTCTGCCCACCACGGCAGGAACCGCAGCAGAAGTCACCATTAATTATGTGATTACCGACGAAGAGAATCAGCGGAAATTTGTCTGTATCGACCCGCATGACATTCCGCAGGTCGCGCTTGTGGATGCGGATTTAATGGATGCAATGCCAGGTTCGCTAAAAGCCGCCACCGGCATTGATGCTCTTACCCACGCCATTGAAGGTTACATCACGCGCGGAGCCTGGGAATTACCGGATGCGCTCCATCTTAAAGCCATTGAAATGATTGCTAAATCGCTACGCAGCGCGGTTGCTGGCGATGCTGAAGCGATGGAAAAAATGGCGCTTGCGCAATACATCGCCGGCATGGGGTTTTCCAATGTGGGTCTCGGCCTCGTCCATGGCATGGCGCATCCGCTGGGGGCGTTATACAACACACCGCACGGTATCGCCAATGCCATCCTGCTACCTCAGATCATGGCATGGAATGCGGCCTACACCGGAGAGAAATACCGCGACATCGCGCTGGCAATGGCCATTCCCGACGCCGCCACGTTACCGCTGGAGCAGGTACGACAGGCTGCTGTCGATGCGGTCTATCAGCTCAATCACGATGTCGGGATCCCCGTATCGCTGCGTGAGATCGGGATGAATCAGGACGACATTTCGCAGCTCGCACAGGCCGCCTTTGACGATGTCTGTACCGGGGGAAATCCCCGCCCGGCCACGGTGGATGAGATCGCCGCACTCTATCTGCAGGCCTTCAACGGAGTGAACGGACAATGA
- a CDS encoding PTS sugar transporter subunit IIA, with protein sequence MLDKIVISDLLNKACVITDMQANSKIDVIEQLTQSLCDEGIITNKQGFITDVLARESLGSTGFENQIAIPHGKSRWVSETRIAVAKLKDNIDWETMDSSDVKLVILFAVKEADSGAGHIKVLARISIALGDDDVVEKLLNANSQEELYRLIINNTGE encoded by the coding sequence ATGTTAGATAAAATAGTCATCAGCGATTTGTTAAATAAAGCCTGCGTTATTACTGACATGCAGGCGAACAGCAAAATTGATGTGATTGAGCAATTGACCCAGTCACTTTGCGATGAAGGTATTATTACTAATAAACAAGGGTTTATCACCGACGTCCTTGCCCGTGAATCACTGGGGTCAACCGGTTTTGAAAACCAGATAGCCATTCCACATGGGAAATCCCGTTGGGTGAGTGAAACAAGAATAGCCGTTGCCAAACTGAAGGATAATATCGATTGGGAAACGATGGATAGTTCTGATGTGAAACTGGTTATTCTCTTTGCTGTAAAAGAGGCAGACAGCGGAGCAGGACATATAAAAGTTCTGGCTCGCATATCTATTGCATTAGGGGATGATGATGTTGTGGAGAAACTACTTAATGCCAATTCACAAGAGGAGCTGTATCGGTTAATTATTAATAATACCGGAGAGTAG
- a CDS encoding dihydrodipicolinate synthase family protein, whose product MTQPMPQPLFSGVIPPVPTLFTAEGEFNETAQAILIEHLIDSPVDGLFFLGSAGEFAHMSREMRQDVATFCTRLVAGRKPVLIGIASCGTQETIEAGLHAQRLGADGVVVVNPWYNPLSESNLFQHFKRVAEALSIPVILYNFPALTGQSIPVQTIKALAIDCPNIVGLKDTVDTLSHIRETLHAVKPVRPDFAVFAGYDEYLLGTLILGGDGCIPASANFAPQLTCGIRDAWYAQDYSRAVELQQSLSWIPPLYGLDQPFYNAVKYALQLTGLDISVHSLPPASPLTAEMKMEIENILQRAGVINKESQ is encoded by the coding sequence ATGACACAGCCGATGCCCCAACCGCTGTTCAGCGGGGTGATTCCTCCCGTCCCTACGCTCTTTACCGCAGAGGGTGAATTCAATGAAACCGCGCAGGCCATCCTGATCGAACACCTGATCGACTCTCCCGTGGACGGGCTCTTTTTTCTCGGCAGCGCCGGAGAGTTTGCCCATATGTCCCGCGAGATGCGCCAGGATGTCGCCACATTTTGCACTCGTCTGGTTGCAGGTCGAAAGCCCGTGCTTATCGGTATTGCCAGTTGTGGAACACAGGAGACTATTGAAGCTGGTCTTCATGCGCAACGCCTCGGCGCGGATGGCGTGGTCGTCGTGAATCCCTGGTACAACCCCCTCAGCGAAAGCAACCTGTTTCAGCACTTTAAAAGGGTGGCAGAGGCGCTGTCGATTCCAGTCATTCTGTACAATTTCCCCGCGCTGACCGGGCAATCCATACCGGTACAGACTATCAAAGCCCTTGCAATCGACTGCCCGAACATCGTGGGGTTGAAAGATACGGTAGATACGCTGTCCCATATCCGGGAAACGCTGCATGCAGTCAAACCCGTGCGCCCTGATTTTGCAGTTTTTGCCGGCTACGATGAGTATCTTCTTGGCACATTAATTTTGGGAGGAGATGGCTGTATTCCCGCCAGCGCCAATTTCGCTCCCCAACTCACCTGTGGGATCCGCGATGCCTGGTATGCGCAGGATTATTCTCGTGCCGTAGAACTGCAACAGTCCCTGTCCTGGATCCCGCCTCTCTACGGACTGGACCAGCCTTTTTATAACGCGGTGAAATATGCGCTACAACTGACTGGTTTGGATATTTCTGTCCATTCATTGCCACCTGCGTCGCCACTGACCGCAGAAATGAAAATGGAAATTGAAAATATTCTTCAGCGTGCGGGTGTGATAAATAAGGAGAGTCAATAA
- a CDS encoding AraC family transcriptional regulator → MSSLPQRTQVIENWYRESEDFSTLVNYRVLRAGHILTGTNFHIQRQSVVGHELIFCLKGKGVICLENKKYDVKEGCLVWLPVRLPHEHFPDSADPWEILWLRIDGSKMDNIMNFLNVLHRPVFEFESPAEITEIYHQLFGLMKSHTLVADAHCDLLCSKLIYTLLESRSHENESSPVITHRGLGRLIYQIHSHYNDEWDIDKFMHYCQVSKSQLFRLFQETFNQSPLRWLKNYRLSQARRLLVETDATIGNIASQVGYHDQLHFSREFHRAVGVSPSEFRRREKQL, encoded by the coding sequence ATGAGTTCACTGCCGCAGCGAACACAGGTCATTGAAAACTGGTATCGGGAATCAGAAGATTTTTCAACGCTGGTAAATTATCGGGTATTGCGTGCTGGTCATATATTAACGGGGACGAATTTCCATATCCAACGCCAGTCTGTTGTGGGACATGAACTTATTTTCTGTCTCAAGGGAAAGGGCGTTATTTGCCTGGAGAATAAAAAATATGACGTAAAAGAAGGGTGCCTGGTCTGGCTTCCTGTCAGGTTGCCGCATGAACACTTTCCGGACAGCGCCGATCCCTGGGAGATATTGTGGTTAAGAATTGACGGTTCGAAGATGGACAATATTATGAATTTTCTCAATGTTCTTCATCGACCGGTGTTTGAATTTGAATCACCCGCTGAAATAACCGAAATTTACCATCAATTATTTGGACTGATGAAAAGCCATACTCTGGTCGCAGATGCGCATTGCGACCTGCTGTGCTCGAAATTAATTTATACCCTTCTGGAGAGTCGCAGTCATGAAAATGAAAGCTCACCAGTGATCACACACCGCGGATTAGGCCGATTGATTTATCAAATTCACAGTCATTATAACGATGAGTGGGATATTGATAAATTCATGCACTATTGTCAGGTGAGTAAATCACAGCTTTTTCGTCTCTTTCAGGAGACGTTTAATCAAAGTCCGCTACGTTGGTTGAAAAACTACCGCCTGTCTCAGGCTCGTCGACTGTTAGTTGAAACGGATGCCACAATAGGAAACATTGCCAGTCAGGTGGGGTATCACGATCAACTGCATTTTTCGCGCGAGTTCCATCGGGCGGTTGGCGTCTCGCCAAGCGAATTCCGGAGACGGGAAAAACAACTGTAA
- a CDS encoding carbohydrate porin, which translates to MTCIGLGVVNLFAIPYAFSSQNINIEERLSQLELRLQKAESRAALAEQQNAQLISQLKQTEQESLQAKKSVEGLEARTQRIEKITPDEDDYFELHGYARAGMMTNHNARHTQGGPFMTPAGQTGGAIGRLGNEPDTYVEVYLEKKKRLENGATTRFMTMIADQQKSYNDWTADSSTLNVSQAFAEIASLPSFTGPFKDTTLWAGKRVDRDNFEIPWLDSKFVALNGTGGGIYDIRWTDNIRSNFSFIGRSFGDVDVVNNDVQNYVLTANNYFGPVQLFISGMQAKDNEERETLSGYKVFNAANKGYTALLGYQGDSFYGLTEGETRSVLSWGQGLGAEVKNIGTDPALLSDAKTLRLASYGIVNLSPGWDFAPSLLAQQSADRYVKGDDYRWVTLNGRLMQNITQNFALGYEATWQYMDLDPNGYQQYQKVKGNFYKLTFAPTFRPDDISPFFTRPEIRVFATWMNWDNDLDKYSPNDTFGQKGFTSGGEWTFGIQMETFF; encoded by the coding sequence ATGACTTGCATCGGACTCGGCGTAGTAAATCTTTTTGCTATCCCTTACGCCTTTTCTTCGCAAAATATAAATATTGAAGAACGGCTGTCGCAACTGGAATTACGTCTGCAAAAAGCAGAAAGCCGGGCCGCTCTGGCCGAACAACAAAATGCTCAACTGATCAGTCAATTAAAACAGACGGAGCAAGAATCACTGCAGGCAAAAAAATCGGTAGAAGGCCTGGAAGCCCGCACCCAACGAATTGAAAAAATAACCCCCGATGAGGATGATTATTTTGAACTGCACGGTTATGCGCGAGCCGGCATGATGACCAACCATAATGCCCGGCATACCCAGGGTGGCCCGTTTATGACTCCTGCAGGACAAACAGGCGGTGCAATCGGCCGTCTGGGTAACGAGCCGGATACGTATGTTGAAGTGTATCTGGAGAAGAAAAAGCGACTGGAGAACGGTGCCACGACCCGATTTATGACGATGATAGCCGATCAGCAGAAAAGTTATAACGACTGGACGGCGGACTCCAGCACGCTGAATGTCAGCCAGGCCTTTGCTGAAATCGCCTCACTGCCGAGTTTTACTGGCCCCTTCAAGGATACGACGCTATGGGCCGGTAAACGCGTGGATCGTGACAACTTCGAAATTCCCTGGCTGGATTCTAAATTCGTCGCGCTCAACGGCACCGGGGGCGGTATTTATGATATCCGCTGGACTGATAACATCCGCAGTAACTTTTCCTTCATCGGCCGTAGCTTTGGCGATGTGGACGTCGTGAATAATGACGTACAAAACTATGTTCTGACCGCCAACAACTATTTTGGCCCGGTGCAATTATTCATCAGCGGGATGCAGGCAAAGGACAATGAAGAGCGTGAAACCTTAAGCGGATATAAAGTCTTTAATGCGGCGAACAAAGGTTATACCGCCCTGTTAGGGTATCAGGGTGACAGTTTTTATGGTCTGACAGAAGGTGAAACGCGTAGCGTCCTCTCCTGGGGACAAGGCCTTGGCGCGGAAGTGAAAAACATTGGTACCGACCCGGCATTACTGTCCGATGCGAAAACGTTACGTTTAGCCAGTTATGGCATCGTCAATCTTTCGCCTGGTTGGGATTTTGCCCCTTCACTGCTCGCTCAGCAGAGCGCCGATCGTTACGTTAAAGGCGATGATTATCGCTGGGTTACCCTGAACGGACGGTTGATGCAGAATATCACGCAAAACTTCGCGCTGGGTTATGAAGCAACCTGGCAGTATATGGATCTTGATCCCAATGGCTATCAACAATATCAGAAGGTGAAGGGGAATTTTTATAAGCTGACCTTTGCGCCAACGTTCCGGCCTGATGATATTTCGCCCTTCTTTACCCGTCCTGAAATACGCGTTTTCGCAACGTGGATGAACTGGGATAACGATCTGGATAAATACAGTCCTAACGACACCTTTGGCCAGAAAGGTTTCACCTCGGGTGGCGAGTGGACATTCGGCATTCAAATGGAAACCTTCTTCTGA
- a CDS encoding aldo/keto reductase: protein MKTVSLGHTGIQVPVLAMGAASLGSIYHPVSQQQANETVATALSHGVNYFDVAPYYGLTKAETALGAALKGVRRERYTLATKVGRYGDSLWDFSRDATLRSVDESLSRLGCDYIDVIQCHDIEYGDMTQLLDEALPTLRELRDSGVVRHIGITGYDLPLLERVACEQKVDTVMAYCTWTLQDRRLGAVAQRLNEAGIGVLNASPLSMGLLTRSGAPDWHPAHDDVQRVCRRVSELCDSYGVNIAQIALQFALTTAAEHGIASTVIGTASAGNMLDNVRWSEQPLDPELLDNINALMAPVLNIGWDVLPGNGGKAQK from the coding sequence ATGAAAACCGTATCTCTGGGTCACACAGGAATTCAGGTACCCGTTCTCGCGATGGGAGCGGCTTCGCTGGGTAGCATCTATCATCCCGTGTCCCAACAGCAAGCCAATGAAACGGTGGCAACCGCACTAAGTCATGGCGTGAACTATTTTGATGTTGCCCCCTATTACGGACTCACAAAAGCCGAAACGGCATTAGGCGCCGCGCTCAAGGGCGTTCGTCGTGAACGTTACACCCTTGCCACCAAGGTAGGACGCTACGGTGACAGCCTTTGGGACTTCTCGCGCGATGCCACCCTACGCAGTGTGGATGAGAGTCTCAGCCGTCTGGGGTGTGATTACATTGATGTCATTCAGTGCCACGACATTGAATACGGGGATATGACGCAGTTGCTGGATGAAGCGCTACCAACGCTTCGTGAGCTCCGGGACAGCGGCGTGGTGCGCCACATTGGCATCACCGGATACGATCTGCCGCTGCTCGAACGCGTCGCCTGCGAGCAGAAAGTCGATACCGTCATGGCCTATTGCACATGGACTTTACAGGACCGACGACTGGGAGCCGTAGCGCAACGGTTGAACGAAGCCGGTATTGGCGTCCTCAACGCGTCTCCTCTCTCAATGGGACTGTTGACCCGTTCAGGTGCGCCGGACTGGCATCCGGCCCACGACGATGTCCAACGCGTGTGTCGCCGCGTGTCTGAACTGTGTGATAGCTATGGCGTCAACATTGCGCAGATAGCCCTGCAGTTTGCTCTGACGACCGCGGCTGAGCACGGTATCGCCTCCACCGTCATAGGGACAGCCAGTGCCGGGAACATGCTTGATAACGTCCGCTGGTCTGAGCAACCGCTCGATCCTGAACTGCTGGACAACATTAACGCCCTGATGGCACCGGTGCTAAACATCGGCTGGGATGTATTGCCGGGTAACGGCGGGAAGGCGCAGAAATGA
- a CDS encoding amidohydrolase family protein, with translation MRTLDSHLHLWDPCLLRYDWLRDLPSLNRTFMPQELARQVGAPEAAIVIQADCAAEHAIKEVNWLNHLADDSPVAVAGIVAWAPLECGNAVIPYLHQLQQLPRVVGIRRSLQNEALEWFYSADYRAGLLAAVEKGFVIDMCVRAAQLPALFDLMTWLYERAPEARVVLDHMGKPAIIRNEWQEWAEGIKKLATFPNLVCKISGLPTEANWENWQPEQLKPWIQQAITTFGAQRCLFGGDWPVVELAGGYTRWRNCVTEAITSLSPEEINAIMVDNARNIYLSKAKKG, from the coding sequence ATGAGAACCCTCGACAGTCATCTTCACCTCTGGGATCCGTGCTTGTTGCGCTATGACTGGCTTCGCGACCTGCCGTCATTAAACCGGACCTTTATGCCGCAGGAACTTGCCCGTCAAGTCGGCGCGCCAGAAGCGGCGATTGTAATTCAGGCCGACTGCGCCGCGGAACATGCGATTAAAGAGGTGAACTGGCTGAATCATCTGGCTGATGACAGTCCGGTCGCCGTGGCAGGTATTGTCGCCTGGGCACCTCTGGAATGCGGTAACGCCGTCATTCCTTATCTGCATCAGTTACAACAACTTCCACGTGTGGTGGGCATCCGACGTTCCCTACAGAACGAAGCGCTGGAATGGTTCTACAGCGCGGACTATCGCGCTGGTCTACTGGCCGCAGTAGAAAAAGGCTTTGTCATTGATATGTGCGTCAGAGCGGCGCAACTCCCGGCCCTGTTTGATCTGATGACATGGCTCTATGAACGGGCACCGGAAGCTCGCGTGGTTCTCGATCATATGGGCAAACCGGCCATCATCCGTAATGAATGGCAAGAATGGGCGGAGGGGATCAAGAAGTTGGCAACCTTCCCCAACCTCGTCTGCAAGATCTCTGGACTCCCGACGGAGGCCAACTGGGAAAACTGGCAACCCGAACAACTGAAGCCCTGGATACAGCAGGCCATAACCACATTTGGCGCTCAGCGCTGTTTATTTGGCGGAGACTGGCCGGTTGTTGAACTGGCCGGAGGCTACACCCGCTGGAGGAATTGCGTAACTGAAGCCATTACGTCTCTGTCGCCGGAGGAAATAAACGCAATAATGGTTGATAACGCCAGAAATATATACCTGAGCAAAGCCAAAAAAGGTTAA
- a CDS encoding BglG family transcription antiterminator — translation MKVLSKRQISLVNRLAHENGWLTTAQAAKILNISVSTLRRDVEAINLFFAGKESTILTRPGLGLKLDAHDIVSLPATSGDEQVANILKSKRLVGIATDLLTHSPSPLSISFLSEKYFISRSSIVEDLNKIERWVACFALLMIKNRTGTFIEGTDYDIRMALKEIITHSVLCNYQMTDSRIDRFSRVQLINEFGQDSVSNCINLITFIEDELGCAISEPYYTNLFSHLLVTIRRIEKRNSRPANDPVQVHNNKEWLIAEKAIIWLEQKYAFTFPAIEVNYIYQYLVSSGKHSAHAAPSARGLQDKEALDYAIKLTSILSQSLKCDLISDQTLLNSLVMHIKPMLNRLSFRIIIHNPLLDEIKKELSPVFIAVRDATLMINKRSKHDPPSEDEVAYLTVYIQAALEKVKENKKIILVCSSGVGTSQLLYSRITKAFPDWEIIDIVPGSRLKKTLSEKKCDLIISTIRIEEMMIPVAYVSALFSAKDIIRVTETLFTERHPQEKEHVR, via the coding sequence ATGAAAGTGCTAAGCAAAAGACAAATATCACTGGTCAACCGTTTAGCTCACGAGAATGGGTGGCTGACTACGGCGCAAGCCGCGAAGATACTCAATATTTCAGTTAGTACGCTCAGACGAGACGTCGAAGCCATTAATCTTTTTTTTGCAGGGAAAGAGAGCACTATACTGACCAGACCCGGTTTGGGTCTGAAACTTGATGCGCATGACATCGTATCGCTTCCGGCAACCTCCGGGGATGAGCAGGTTGCAAACATACTAAAAAGCAAAAGACTGGTCGGCATTGCGACTGATTTGCTGACACATTCCCCCTCGCCGTTATCTATCAGTTTTTTATCAGAAAAATACTTTATCAGTCGATCCTCTATTGTGGAAGATTTAAACAAGATAGAGCGATGGGTCGCGTGTTTTGCCCTGCTGATGATAAAAAATCGCACGGGAACATTTATTGAAGGCACGGATTATGATATTCGCATGGCTCTCAAGGAGATCATTACGCATAGCGTTTTATGTAACTATCAGATGACGGACAGCAGAATCGACAGATTCTCCCGAGTGCAGCTAATCAATGAATTTGGCCAGGACAGCGTGTCCAATTGCATCAATCTCATCACCTTTATAGAGGATGAATTAGGATGTGCCATTAGCGAACCCTATTACACCAATCTTTTCTCACATTTGCTGGTCACAATCAGACGGATAGAGAAGAGAAATAGTCGTCCGGCGAATGACCCGGTACAGGTGCATAATAATAAAGAGTGGCTGATTGCTGAAAAAGCCATCATCTGGCTTGAGCAAAAATATGCCTTCACTTTCCCGGCAATTGAAGTGAACTATATCTATCAATACCTTGTTTCATCCGGCAAACATTCAGCGCATGCCGCGCCCTCTGCCAGAGGGTTGCAGGACAAAGAAGCACTGGATTATGCAATCAAGCTAACCAGCATACTTTCTCAGTCACTAAAATGTGATTTGATCTCTGATCAGACCCTACTGAACTCACTGGTAATGCATATTAAACCGATGCTGAACCGCCTTTCTTTTCGGATCATCATCCACAATCCATTACTGGATGAAATAAAGAAAGAGCTTTCCCCGGTTTTTATTGCAGTCAGAGACGCAACCCTGATGATAAATAAACGCAGTAAACACGATCCCCCTTCTGAGGATGAGGTCGCCTATTTAACCGTGTATATTCAGGCTGCCCTTGAGAAGGTCAAAGAAAATAAGAAAATTATTCTTGTCTGCTCAAGCGGCGTGGGGACATCTCAACTTCTCTACAGTCGTATTACCAAAGCCTTCCCTGACTGGGAGATTATCGATATTGTACCTGGCAGTAGACTGAAAAAAACATTATCTGAGAAAAAATGTGACTTAATCATTTCAACGATACGGATAGAAGAAATGATGATCCCTGTTGCCTATGTTTCTGCACTGTTTTCAGCCAAAGACATAATTCGAGTGACGGAAACCTTATTTACCGAGCGCCATCCCCAGGAGAAAGAGCATGTTAGATAA
- a CDS encoding MFS transporter, whose amino-acid sequence MSDNINSLPSGKVADKHQADSPESNIMVTGKKKNILLASLFANFFVLLALYCGVISVLLPNHVAQIDPANKANNLAIVMTTALLFTIFAQPIAGALSDRCRSTWGRRSPFIVGGALIGGLAIFGISMMTTIAGIAVFWLMAAVSLNCMNGPLATVVADRFLPENRGIASGFVGAGSTAGGTVGIILAGYLAWNLQLGYLVFALAIAACCVAFVLINREPSTRNLPVEPFKWGTFFKNFWVSPRQYPDFGWAFFGRFAMYLGYQGVVTYQLYILQDFIGLSVEESNYAIGTISVITLVTLLFSGLVSGIISDKLQRRKIFVFLSSILMAAGLCIPLVMPTLTGMYIYAAIMGLGYGAYTSIDMALMTQVLPGGGKQAGKDMGILTIATVLPQSFSPILSAWLLATFNNDYSALFIAAIIFVFASSFFVLPIKSVK is encoded by the coding sequence ATGTCTGATAATATCAATTCATTGCCATCCGGGAAGGTTGCCGATAAGCATCAAGCCGACTCTCCCGAAAGCAATATCATGGTCACCGGAAAAAAGAAAAATATATTGCTGGCCTCCCTGTTCGCCAATTTCTTTGTTCTGCTGGCCTTGTATTGCGGCGTCATTTCTGTTCTGTTGCCAAATCATGTCGCGCAAATCGATCCGGCCAATAAGGCTAACAACCTTGCCATCGTGATGACCACGGCGCTGTTGTTTACTATTTTTGCGCAACCTATTGCCGGGGCATTATCCGATCGATGCCGTTCAACATGGGGCCGCCGCTCTCCTTTTATTGTTGGTGGTGCGCTAATTGGTGGGTTGGCGATTTTCGGTATCTCGATGATGACAACTATCGCCGGCATTGCGGTTTTCTGGCTGATGGCTGCCGTCTCTCTGAACTGTATGAACGGGCCGCTCGCGACCGTCGTGGCAGACCGATTCTTACCTGAAAACAGAGGGATAGCCTCGGGTTTCGTCGGCGCGGGATCGACGGCAGGCGGAACCGTCGGCATCATTCTGGCCGGGTATCTGGCCTGGAATCTCCAGTTAGGCTATCTGGTTTTTGCCCTGGCTATTGCAGCCTGCTGTGTCGCGTTCGTATTGATTAACCGGGAACCTTCAACGCGAAATCTGCCGGTAGAACCCTTCAAATGGGGAACATTTTTCAAAAACTTCTGGGTTAGCCCACGCCAGTACCCCGATTTCGGCTGGGCATTTTTTGGTCGCTTTGCAATGTATCTGGGCTACCAGGGCGTGGTAACCTATCAGCTGTATATCCTTCAGGATTTCATTGGCTTAAGTGTTGAAGAGTCCAATTATGCCATCGGCACGATCTCGGTCATTACGCTGGTCACCCTGCTCTTTTCCGGTCTGGTATCCGGCATCATCTCCGATAAACTGCAACGACGTAAAATTTTCGTCTTTCTCTCCAGCATTCTGATGGCTGCTGGTCTCTGTATACCCCTGGTGATGCCGACCCTGACAGGTATGTATATTTATGCGGCGATTATGGGACTGGGATACGGAGCATACACTTCCATTGATATGGCACTTATGACTCAGGTATTACCTGGCGGCGGTAAACAAGCGGGTAAAGATATGGGCATTCTGACGATTGCGACAGTATTACCACAGTCGTTTAGTCCTATATTGTCGGCCTGGTTGTTAGCGACATTTAATAATGATTATTCAGCATTATTTATTGCCGCCATTATTTTTGTTTTTGCTTCATCATTCTTTGTATTACCGATTAAATCGGTTAAATAA
- a CDS encoding L-rhamnose mutarotase — translation MNKIRRFGCVVKVRPEKLEYYKELHANPWPEVNAMIKECNLRNFSIYYKNGLLFSYLEYTGDDYDADQQKMAEHLKTQEWWQETSPCQMPLEGEPEGTLWVEMEEIYHLD, via the coding sequence ATGAACAAAATCCGTCGTTTTGGTTGCGTGGTGAAAGTCCGGCCGGAAAAACTGGAATATTATAAGGAACTCCATGCGAATCCCTGGCCTGAAGTCAATGCCATGATAAAAGAATGTAATCTGCGTAATTTTTCCATTTATTATAAAAACGGACTGCTCTTTAGTTATCTGGAATATACCGGCGATGACTATGACGCCGACCAGCAGAAAATGGCGGAGCATCTGAAAACACAGGAGTGGTGGCAAGAAACGTCTCCCTGTCAGATGCCGCTTGAGGGCGAACCTGAAGGAACACTGTGGGTAGAAATGGAAGAAATATACCACCTCGATTAA